Proteins encoded by one window of Chondromyces crocatus:
- a CDS encoding ABC-F family ATP-binding cassette domain-containing protein produces the protein MPVVTAQELRKSYGTRVILDDVTLTIRTGERVGLVGINGSGKSTLARILAGTEAPESGTVMRRRGAEIAILSQDPQFEPTLSARDVVIAGLAAWHAARARHDEASRALTRGDGEHDALLAAQSEAAADVERLGGWDVSHRVDAILGHVGVTRLDAPVGSMSGGDRRRVALARILVARPALAILDEPSNHLDAETVEWLEQYLIEEHTGALLLITHDRYLLDRVAERTLEIDKGKVYSYDGGYEAYLEQKAERLALDARAESNRQNFLRRELEWLRRQPKARTGKQKARIQRAESAKGQLAPKAERAAELHVATTRSGRSILELKQLGVRVGDRWLIRDLDFVLTKGERVGVVGRNGTGKTTLLRAILGDLPAEASASEQEPRLTQGEAVLGKSTTIAYFDQHRSGLDTEASILENVAGDRARIPLGEHVMEPRVYLERFLFEGPTINQPVGSLSGGERARVALAKMLSRPSNVLLLDEPTNDLDVTTLASLEDMLVELDGSAVVVTHDRWFLNRVATTILAFEDDGRVIRYAGNFDSFRAQKAHAEAEAKAAAASAAAARTAAPEATKAAKGGPREAPRAKGLTYAERAELDGILERIEQAEVRVTELEATLADPSLYASRGAEVPGMVADLEKAKAEVTRLTARWEELEAKRDAAGKG, from the coding sequence GTGCCGGTCGTAACAGCCCAGGAGCTTCGCAAATCGTATGGAACGCGCGTCATCCTCGACGACGTCACCCTGACCATCCGGACCGGCGAACGCGTCGGCCTGGTCGGCATCAACGGCTCGGGCAAAAGCACGCTCGCCCGCATCCTCGCGGGCACCGAGGCGCCGGAGAGCGGCACGGTCATGCGCCGCCGTGGCGCCGAGATCGCCATCCTCTCGCAGGATCCGCAGTTCGAGCCCACCCTGTCGGCCCGTGACGTCGTGATCGCAGGGCTCGCGGCCTGGCACGCCGCCCGCGCCCGCCACGACGAAGCGAGCCGTGCCCTCACCCGCGGAGACGGCGAGCACGACGCTCTCCTCGCCGCCCAGTCCGAGGCCGCCGCCGACGTCGAGCGCCTCGGCGGCTGGGACGTCTCGCATCGCGTCGACGCCATCCTCGGCCACGTCGGCGTCACCCGGCTCGACGCCCCCGTGGGCTCCATGAGCGGCGGTGATCGGCGCCGCGTCGCCCTCGCGCGCATCCTCGTCGCCCGCCCCGCCCTCGCCATCCTCGACGAGCCCAGCAACCACCTCGACGCCGAGACGGTCGAGTGGCTCGAACAGTACCTGATCGAAGAGCACACCGGCGCCCTCCTCCTCATCACCCACGATCGCTACCTGCTCGACCGCGTCGCCGAGCGCACCCTCGAGATCGACAAGGGCAAGGTCTACAGTTACGACGGCGGCTACGAGGCGTACCTGGAGCAGAAGGCCGAGCGCCTCGCGCTCGACGCCCGCGCCGAATCGAACCGGCAGAACTTCCTCCGCCGCGAACTCGAATGGCTGCGGCGCCAGCCCAAGGCCCGCACGGGCAAGCAGAAGGCCCGCATCCAGCGCGCCGAGTCGGCCAAGGGCCAGCTCGCGCCCAAGGCCGAACGCGCCGCCGAGCTGCACGTCGCGACCACCCGCTCCGGGCGCTCCATCCTCGAACTCAAACAGCTCGGCGTGCGCGTCGGTGATCGCTGGCTGATCCGCGACCTCGACTTCGTGCTCACCAAGGGCGAGCGCGTCGGCGTCGTCGGCAGGAACGGCACGGGCAAGACCACCCTGCTCCGCGCCATCCTCGGCGACCTCCCCGCCGAGGCCAGCGCCAGCGAACAAGAGCCCCGGCTCACCCAGGGCGAGGCCGTGCTCGGCAAAAGCACCACCATCGCCTACTTCGACCAGCACCGAAGCGGCCTCGATACCGAAGCCTCCATCCTCGAGAACGTCGCCGGCGACCGGGCGCGCATCCCCCTCGGCGAGCATGTCATGGAGCCGCGGGTCTACCTGGAGCGCTTCCTCTTCGAAGGCCCGACGATCAACCAGCCCGTCGGTTCGCTCTCCGGCGGCGAGCGCGCCCGCGTCGCGCTGGCGAAGATGCTCTCGCGCCCCTCCAACGTGCTCCTGCTCGACGAGCCCACCAACGATCTCGACGTCACCACCCTCGCCTCGCTCGAAGACATGCTCGTCGAGCTGGACGGCTCGGCGGTCGTCGTCACCCACGACCGCTGGTTCCTGAACCGCGTCGCCACCACCATCCTCGCCTTCGAGGACGATGGCCGCGTCATCCGGTACGCCGGGAACTTCGACTCGTTCCGCGCGCAGAAGGCGCACGCCGAGGCCGAGGCCAAGGCCGCCGCCGCAAGCGCCGCCGCCGCGCGCACCGCAGCCCCCGAGGCCACGAAGGCGGCGAAGGGTGGTCCCCGCGAAGCGCCGCGCGCCAAGGGCCTCACCTACGCCGAGCGGGCCGAACTCGACGGCATCCTCGAACGCATCGAGCAAGCCGAGGTCCGCGTCACCGAACTCGAAGCGACGCTCGCCGACCCTTCCCTCTACGCCAGCCGTGGCGCCGAGGTGCCCGGCATGGTCGCCGATCTCGAGAAGGCCAAGGCCGAGGTCACCCGACTCACCGCCCGCTGGGAAGAGCTGGAAGCGAAGCGAGACGCCGCAGGCAAGGGCTGA
- a CDS encoding carbohydrate-binding family 9-like protein: protein MRRLALRRIQHLAALALLVAACTDKTPQLTPEQQAKVAPYISAGPPAGMVETNVDFGGKIKLVGYVISPRQAIYLPGTKIDAMLVWRVEKPLDPGFELFTHLLDENGQLVLNVDGAGPLRSMEGFQGQPLPPSAWKTGPYYLDLVRFIVPAEPSPNLTIAAGIAHPQKGRLPILGEGGDAEHRTALLRLRTGMRSGRTNIKELTAHKLAPGDTITIDGRLDEPAWRDARKTTPFVDPHAGRPNPRIPAQGHARLRWDDTHLYVAFEVQDAHVTGGFPADAKDPHLWERDTVEIMIDPDGDGDNKDYYEIQISPQNLVFDSQFDDYNAPRGGPDGPFGHEAWSANLESAVVVHGTLDDDTDRDEGYTVEARIPWASFQKAQRSPPAPGDTWRMNFYAMQRNGGTAWSPLYGEGNFHRAKRFGRVKFALHSDVGVDSGAPAPSSSASATATPGSAPLPSASPSASAPAGPDVPSPAAPSSKPGQPVNPGAPPPAKPATPSPAGTASSDRAEPGLWVGHPDR from the coding sequence ATGCGCCGCCTCGCACTCCGCCGCATCCAGCACCTCGCCGCGCTCGCCTTGCTCGTCGCCGCATGCACCGACAAGACCCCGCAGCTCACCCCGGAGCAGCAGGCCAAGGTCGCGCCGTACATCTCCGCGGGGCCTCCGGCCGGGATGGTCGAAACCAACGTCGACTTCGGCGGCAAGATCAAGCTCGTCGGCTACGTCATCTCCCCCCGCCAGGCCATCTACCTGCCGGGCACCAAGATCGACGCGATGCTGGTCTGGCGCGTCGAGAAGCCGCTCGACCCAGGCTTCGAGCTGTTCACCCACCTCCTGGATGAGAACGGCCAGCTCGTCCTCAACGTCGACGGCGCAGGTCCACTCCGCAGCATGGAGGGCTTCCAGGGACAGCCTCTCCCGCCTTCGGCCTGGAAGACCGGTCCGTACTACCTCGACCTCGTCCGCTTCATCGTCCCCGCCGAGCCTTCACCGAACCTCACGATCGCTGCGGGCATCGCCCACCCCCAGAAGGGGCGGCTCCCCATCCTCGGCGAGGGCGGCGACGCCGAGCACCGCACCGCCCTCCTCCGCCTGCGCACCGGCATGCGCTCCGGCAGGACCAACATCAAAGAGCTCACCGCCCACAAGCTCGCGCCGGGAGACACCATCACCATCGACGGCCGCCTCGACGAGCCCGCGTGGCGCGACGCCCGCAAGACGACGCCGTTCGTCGATCCCCACGCCGGTCGCCCCAACCCTCGGATCCCGGCCCAGGGCCACGCCCGCCTCCGCTGGGACGACACCCACCTCTACGTCGCCTTCGAGGTGCAGGACGCGCACGTCACCGGCGGCTTCCCGGCCGATGCCAAGGACCCGCACCTCTGGGAGCGCGACACCGTCGAGATCATGATCGACCCCGACGGCGACGGCGACAACAAGGACTACTACGAGATCCAGATCAGCCCGCAGAACCTCGTCTTCGACAGCCAGTTCGACGACTACAACGCGCCGCGGGGAGGTCCCGACGGTCCGTTCGGCCACGAGGCATGGAGCGCCAACCTGGAGAGCGCCGTCGTCGTGCACGGCACCCTCGACGACGACACCGATCGCGACGAGGGCTACACCGTCGAGGCGCGCATCCCCTGGGCGTCGTTTCAAAAAGCGCAGCGCAGCCCGCCAGCGCCAGGCGACACCTGGCGCATGAATTTCTACGCCATGCAGCGCAACGGCGGCACCGCCTGGTCGCCTCTCTATGGCGAAGGCAACTTCCACCGCGCGAAACGCTTCGGGCGGGTGAAGTTCGCCCTGCATTCCGACGTTGGCGTCGACAGCGGCGCGCCTGCCCCGTCCTCGTCCGCCAGCGCCACGGCAACGCCCGGCAGCGCTCCGCTCCCCAGCGCATCTCCGAGTGCCAGCGCCCCCGCAGGGCCTGACGTCCCATCGCCCGCAGCGCCCTCGTCGAAGCCCGGACAGCCCGTGAATCCCGGCGCGCCTCCGCCAGCGAAGCCCGCTACCCCCTCACCGGCGGGCACCGCGAGCAGCGATCGAGCCGAGCCCGGGCTCTGGGTGGGCCACCCCGACCGCTGA
- the thiO gene encoding glycine oxidase ThiO → MTDVVVIGAGVVGCASAIALARRGASVRIVERAGVETSGEGTGDGASWAAAGILGAQVEAAEDNPLVRLCLEGRARYAVWAPEIAASTGLDVGYRRAGALHVALDAEEREEIVGHTAWQVTSGLTLEPVDGRQARAIEPEISPAVLGGVRFPDDARIDPPSWMRALRLSAGQAGVQFHSGSPVRKILVSEGRASGVLLEDGASLRGGKLVLAAGCWTSQIEGTGLPVGAVRPARGQIVELSTGRRLLDHVIYGPGCYLSPREDGRVLIGATTEFVGYEPGVTAGAVRDLISAAVRLVPVLASASVTRLWSGFRPYTQDTLPVLGEGAVRGLILATGHFRNGVLLGPISGEIVAALAAGERPPVDVAPFAPDRLRVEGGAQRAEGGAQRAKEGA, encoded by the coding sequence ATGACCGATGTGGTGGTGATCGGAGCCGGGGTGGTCGGCTGCGCGTCTGCGATCGCGCTGGCGCGGCGTGGTGCTTCGGTGCGCATCGTCGAGCGGGCCGGCGTGGAGACGTCGGGCGAAGGCACGGGTGACGGCGCTTCGTGGGCCGCGGCCGGCATCCTCGGGGCTCAGGTCGAGGCGGCCGAGGACAACCCGCTCGTCCGGCTCTGCCTCGAAGGTCGCGCCCGGTACGCGGTCTGGGCGCCGGAGATCGCGGCGTCGACCGGGCTGGACGTGGGCTACCGGCGCGCCGGTGCGCTGCACGTGGCGCTGGATGCAGAGGAGCGGGAGGAGATCGTCGGTCACACCGCGTGGCAGGTGACGTCGGGGCTCACGCTGGAGCCGGTCGATGGGCGACAGGCGCGCGCCATCGAGCCGGAGATCTCTCCAGCCGTCCTTGGCGGCGTGCGCTTCCCGGACGACGCCCGCATCGACCCGCCGTCGTGGATGCGCGCGCTGCGGCTTTCGGCAGGGCAGGCAGGGGTGCAGTTCCATTCAGGCTCGCCGGTGCGGAAGATCCTCGTGTCCGAGGGGAGGGCGTCGGGGGTGTTGCTGGAGGACGGGGCTTCGCTGCGGGGTGGCAAGCTGGTGCTGGCGGCGGGGTGCTGGACGTCCCAGATCGAAGGGACGGGGCTGCCGGTGGGTGCCGTACGCCCTGCGCGCGGGCAGATCGTGGAGCTGTCGACGGGAAGACGCCTGCTCGACCACGTGATCTACGGGCCCGGATGCTATCTCTCGCCGCGCGAGGATGGGCGGGTGCTGATCGGCGCCACCACCGAGTTCGTGGGCTACGAGCCTGGCGTGACGGCGGGGGCGGTGCGCGATCTGATCTCCGCGGCCGTGCGGCTCGTGCCGGTGCTGGCCAGCGCCTCGGTGACGCGTCTCTGGTCGGGCTTCAGGCCCTACACGCAGGACACGCTGCCGGTGCTCGGAGAGGGCGCGGTGCGGGGGCTCATCCTGGCCACGGGCCACTTCCGCAACGGCGTGTTGCTCGGACCGATCAGCGGCGAGATCGTGGCGGCGCTGGCGGCAGGAGAGCGACCGCCGGTGGACGTCGCGCCCTTCGCACCCGACCGGCTGCGCGTCGAGGGAGGCGCGCAGCGCGCCGAGGGAGGCGCGCAGCGCGCCAAGGAAGGCGCTTGA
- a CDS encoding ArsR/SmtB family transcription factor, translating into MKRTSSTDPHSEPLSELETAASRREESDPAAPCGGEPHGAPPPSSFGKVAFQRAAALFRALGDVERLKLLESLAQREVCVTELAEASRARMPTVSQRLRVLRAEGLVVQRRDGKHIFYALADQHVVELVRNALQHASELRSPPADDDDDPV; encoded by the coding sequence GTGAAGCGAACCTCGAGCACGGACCCCCATTCCGAGCCTCTGTCCGAGCTGGAGACGGCGGCCTCACGGCGTGAGGAGAGCGATCCTGCGGCCCCGTGTGGTGGAGAGCCGCATGGCGCGCCTCCCCCCTCGAGCTTCGGCAAGGTCGCATTTCAGCGCGCGGCGGCGCTGTTTCGCGCGCTCGGCGATGTCGAGCGCCTCAAGCTGCTCGAATCGCTCGCGCAGCGTGAGGTGTGCGTGACCGAGCTGGCCGAGGCCTCACGCGCCCGGATGCCCACCGTGTCACAGCGCCTCCGCGTGCTGCGTGCGGAAGGGCTCGTCGTGCAGCGCCGCGACGGTAAACACATTTTCTACGCGCTTGCGGACCAGCACGTGGTGGAACTCGTTCGAAACGCGCTCCAGCACGCCAGTGAGTTGCGATCACCTCCCGCCGACGACGACGACGATCCCGTGTGA
- a CDS encoding Fur family transcriptional regulator, protein MVAVSHAAKPLTLDELRAILRDKGLRATTSRVAVLEFLRQATTPVSHAELAAELTPRGWDRATLYRNLIDLTEVGLVRRADVGDHLWRFELLKEGSGHRTDEHPHFVCDACGDILCLPDESVQIKAARGVPRSLRRRGVQIQLKGRCDRCIGA, encoded by the coding sequence ATGGTAGCCGTGTCGCATGCAGCCAAGCCGCTGACCCTCGATGAGCTGCGCGCCATCCTGCGCGACAAGGGGCTCCGGGCGACGACCTCTCGCGTCGCCGTCCTCGAGTTCCTGCGACAGGCCACCACGCCCGTCAGCCATGCGGAGCTCGCGGCCGAGCTGACGCCGCGGGGTTGGGACCGGGCGACCCTCTATCGCAACCTCATCGATCTGACCGAGGTGGGGCTCGTCCGTCGTGCGGACGTGGGGGATCACCTGTGGCGCTTCGAGCTGCTCAAGGAAGGTTCGGGGCACCGGACCGACGAGCACCCGCACTTCGTCTGCGACGCATGCGGTGACATCCTCTGCCTGCCGGACGAGAGCGTCCAGATCAAGGCCGCGCGCGGCGTGCCCCGCTCGCTCCGTCGCAGGGGCGTACAGATCCAGCTCAAGGGGCGCTGCGATCGGTGCATCGGGGCGTAA
- a CDS encoding patatin-like phospholipase family protein gives MRPRPARTSSSGRFGRAGPLLLGALTVGAASCIVRTDFVPAAFNNGALDSKGDPFREPAAVRAEVVERLVWDEVIDGYFGQGSGSAPGHQVAPWLQRVAQSPTGFLEIASCAAFGAGPRCALAATTPEQGREEIKTRLRALTAVTAGEAVGPMCEGFGRPNWPVFERVLDEIRFRQAIARAARSVGEVLQEGLVDETAVLQGAERAFQHAAQYIGDRRWRRERDRHTTGLVVKGGAATGIFSAGVVWSVLHLIHGCMSDPTCGKGRDLRFKLLSGTSTGAMITTAVDRFNSATTAAERRAGLDDIPKWFTCYSLTDLFCVRSAPITRLFDIGDAAQKGVLEFDGIRKVLSSCVDERMQKNRSELILNTVEFRTGALYALSDQAELRSPACVVEAALASSLLPVIANPVVQLPVGLPYDPTQLDATEPSFLDGGIRSEIPLMPLARRGAERVLVVSSANSILGGTHRLRNALEIAQRYIDVSVGGVTESDLVHAKRHAESVRQAEIEACRERLREGDALCPPDSPCDAHKICETRAWSDACSRSQGLPPPSAPEELASPPPAPAAEDANEAQRVKRLGLDDTDVLAPPIEPFWRVMGVFRNESSVDSLNGYNFEPAELRRLFRAGAEQGRLRCLDIARLLGIPSDPSTVDAAMEAKLVRWCSPELPKNEALCGGITHAEGFRSCDQPAPDTLNACGVAPPLGACQTSR, from the coding sequence ATGCGCCCCAGACCGGCTCGCACCTCGAGTTCAGGCCGGTTCGGGCGCGCCGGGCCCCTGCTGCTCGGCGCGCTCACCGTGGGCGCAGCTTCGTGCATCGTACGCACCGACTTCGTCCCGGCGGCCTTCAACAACGGCGCGCTCGACAGCAAGGGTGACCCCTTCCGCGAACCCGCTGCGGTGCGCGCGGAAGTCGTCGAGCGCCTCGTCTGGGACGAGGTGATCGACGGCTACTTCGGTCAGGGCTCGGGCAGCGCCCCCGGCCACCAGGTGGCGCCGTGGCTCCAGCGGGTCGCGCAGAGCCCGACGGGCTTTCTGGAGATCGCCTCCTGCGCCGCCTTCGGCGCCGGGCCACGCTGCGCCCTGGCAGCCACGACGCCCGAACAAGGCCGCGAGGAGATCAAGACCCGGCTCCGCGCGCTCACCGCCGTCACTGCGGGTGAGGCCGTGGGTCCGATGTGCGAAGGCTTCGGTCGGCCCAACTGGCCCGTCTTCGAGCGCGTGCTCGACGAGATCCGCTTCCGCCAGGCCATCGCCCGCGCCGCCCGCTCCGTCGGCGAGGTCCTCCAGGAAGGCCTCGTCGACGAGACCGCCGTGCTTCAGGGCGCCGAGCGCGCCTTCCAGCACGCCGCGCAGTACATCGGCGACCGGCGCTGGCGCCGCGAGCGCGACCGCCACACCACCGGCCTCGTGGTCAAAGGCGGCGCGGCCACCGGCATCTTCAGCGCCGGCGTGGTGTGGTCGGTCCTCCACCTGATCCACGGCTGCATGTCCGACCCCACCTGCGGCAAGGGGCGTGACCTCCGCTTCAAGCTCCTGTCCGGCACCAGCACCGGCGCGATGATCACCACCGCCGTCGACCGCTTCAACAGCGCCACCACCGCCGCCGAGCGCCGCGCTGGCCTCGACGACATCCCCAAGTGGTTCACCTGCTACTCGCTCACCGACCTCTTCTGTGTCCGCTCCGCGCCCATCACCCGCCTCTTCGACATCGGTGACGCCGCACAGAAGGGCGTCCTCGAGTTCGACGGGATCCGCAAGGTCCTGTCGAGCTGCGTCGACGAGCGCATGCAGAAGAACCGCTCCGAGCTGATCCTCAACACCGTCGAGTTCCGCACCGGCGCCCTCTACGCGCTCAGCGATCAAGCGGAGCTGCGAAGCCCTGCTTGTGTGGTCGAGGCCGCGCTCGCCTCCTCCTTGCTCCCCGTCATCGCCAACCCCGTCGTGCAGCTCCCGGTCGGCCTCCCCTACGATCCCACCCAGCTCGACGCCACCGAGCCGAGCTTCCTCGACGGCGGCATCCGCTCCGAGATCCCCTTGATGCCGCTGGCCCGCCGCGGGGCCGAGCGCGTGCTCGTCGTCTCCAGCGCCAACTCCATCCTCGGCGGCACCCACCGCCTGCGCAACGCCCTGGAGATCGCCCAGCGGTACATCGACGTCTCCGTCGGCGGAGTGACCGAGAGCGATCTCGTCCACGCCAAGCGACACGCCGAGTCGGTGCGCCAGGCCGAGATCGAAGCATGCCGCGAGCGCTTGCGCGAAGGCGACGCACTCTGTCCCCCCGACTCTCCCTGCGACGCCCACAAGATCTGCGAGACCCGCGCCTGGAGCGACGCCTGCTCCAGATCCCAGGGCCTCCCCCCGCCGAGCGCCCCCGAGGAACTCGCCTCTCCTCCTCCCGCGCCCGCCGCCGAGGACGCGAACGAAGCCCAGCGCGTCAAGCGCCTCGGCCTCGACGACACCGACGTCCTCGCGCCTCCCATCGAACCCTTCTGGCGGGTGATGGGCGTCTTTCGCAACGAGTCCTCCGTCGACTCCCTGAACGGCTACAACTTCGAGCCCGCCGAGCTGCGCCGCCTCTTCCGCGCTGGCGCCGAGCAAGGGCGCTTGCGCTGCCTCGACATCGCGCGCCTCCTCGGCATCCCCTCCGACCCCAGCACCGTCGACGCAGCGATGGAGGCCAAGCTCGTGCGCTGGTGCAGCCCCGAGCTCCCCAAGAACGAGGCGCTCTGCGGCGGCATCACCCACGCCGAAGGGTTCAGGAGCTGCGATCAGCCCGCCCCCGACACCTTGAACGCCTGCGGCGTCGCCCCTCCCCTCGGCGCATGCCAGACCTCACGATGA
- a CDS encoding universal stress protein gives MGTQQPSATIVVGLDFEEEGVRALDAALQFASSFPGVDIHVVHVEGGGAKHFNGTVEPAFDRTEALVRDRVKTLAPALNDLKGVRVRTHMRTGSASTQIVQLAADVDADLIVIGTKERNGLERLISGSVAESVVRHARCAVWIVRPKEHENASELPNIEKPCPLCVAKRQETGGQQLWCETHLERHVRPHGWTYTYNSSESRDSTVYRTTPRV, from the coding sequence ATGGGGACGCAACAGCCTTCGGCGACGATCGTGGTGGGACTGGACTTCGAGGAGGAGGGGGTGCGCGCGCTGGACGCGGCGCTGCAGTTCGCGTCGAGCTTCCCCGGGGTCGACATCCACGTGGTGCATGTCGAGGGGGGAGGCGCCAAGCATTTCAACGGGACGGTGGAGCCGGCGTTCGATCGGACCGAGGCGCTGGTGCGGGATCGGGTGAAGACGCTGGCCCCTGCGCTGAACGACCTGAAGGGGGTGCGGGTGCGGACGCACATGCGGACCGGGTCGGCCTCGACGCAGATCGTGCAGCTCGCCGCGGATGTGGACGCCGACCTGATCGTGATCGGGACGAAGGAGAGGAACGGGCTGGAGCGGCTGATCTCCGGGTCGGTGGCGGAGTCGGTGGTTCGCCATGCGCGCTGCGCGGTGTGGATCGTGCGCCCCAAGGAGCACGAGAACGCCTCGGAGCTGCCGAACATCGAGAAGCCGTGCCCGCTGTGCGTGGCGAAGCGTCAGGAGACCGGCGGGCAGCAGCTCTGGTGTGAGACCCACCTGGAGCGGCACGTGCGGCCGCATGGCTGGACGTACACGTACAACTCGTCCGAGTCGCGAGACTCGACGGTGTACCGGACGACGCCGCGGGTCTGA
- the ffh gene encoding signal recognition particle protein — MFETLSRGFRQARNRLAGLTELTEQNIETALREVRLSLLEADVEIGVVKAFLSRVKEKALGRTLEVKVKHGGETHEVSASDHFIKICHDELEAMMAHEGQEIVWAQSGATGIMVVGLQGSGKTTSCAKLARYLDKEGKKPLLVAADMQRPAAVEQLKVLGDQLKIPVFNIPGASPVEICAAAREHAKKQGRDVIIYDTAGRLAIDEPLMKELADIKSRTKPDNIFLVVDAMIGQDAVKTARSFHDRLDISGVIVTKLDGDARGGAALSIKEVTGAPVLFTGLGETTDKFEPFRADGMASRILGMGDVVGLMQDFEQVVDQKKAEKDAARMLQGDFTLDDFLEQVRMIQKMGSLKDLVDKLPIGNMFPGGLPQDVNLDDRELVRIQAVIQSMTALEKRDPYALIREPKRVERISKGSGSKPEAVTELVQKFLFMRQMMGGLGQNMGMLGKIPGMKQMAMAKNLKKAMAGGGMPGMPGMGGFPGMPGMGGFPGMPGMGGFPGMPGMGGFPGMPGMGGFPGMPGMGGGGGDDPSMTKMRQLSPTERNAKKAQRKRERDARKKGRK; from the coding sequence ATGTTCGAGACGCTTTCCCGGGGATTTCGTCAAGCGCGCAACCGGCTCGCCGGGCTCACCGAGCTCACCGAGCAGAACATCGAGACGGCGCTCCGGGAGGTGAGGCTCAGCCTTCTGGAGGCCGACGTCGAGATCGGCGTCGTCAAAGCCTTCCTCAGCCGGGTGAAGGAGAAGGCCCTCGGCCGCACCCTGGAGGTCAAGGTGAAGCACGGTGGCGAGACCCACGAGGTCTCCGCCAGCGATCACTTCATCAAGATCTGCCACGACGAGCTGGAGGCCATGATGGCCCACGAGGGCCAGGAGATCGTCTGGGCCCAGAGCGGCGCGACCGGGATCATGGTGGTCGGTCTGCAGGGCTCCGGAAAGACGACCTCCTGCGCCAAGCTCGCGCGCTACCTCGACAAGGAAGGCAAGAAGCCGCTGCTCGTCGCCGCCGACATGCAGCGCCCCGCCGCCGTCGAGCAGCTCAAGGTCCTCGGCGACCAGCTCAAGATCCCGGTCTTCAACATCCCTGGCGCGAGCCCCGTCGAGATCTGCGCCGCCGCGCGCGAGCACGCGAAGAAGCAGGGCCGCGACGTCATCATCTACGACACCGCAGGCCGCCTGGCGATCGACGAGCCGCTCATGAAAGAGCTGGCCGACATCAAGTCGCGGACCAAGCCGGACAACATCTTCCTCGTCGTCGACGCCATGATCGGCCAGGACGCCGTGAAGACGGCGCGCAGCTTCCACGACCGGCTCGACATCAGCGGCGTCATCGTCACCAAGCTCGATGGTGACGCCCGCGGCGGCGCTGCCCTCAGCATCAAAGAGGTCACCGGCGCGCCCGTTCTGTTCACCGGCCTCGGCGAGACCACGGACAAATTCGAGCCCTTCCGCGCCGACGGCATGGCGAGCCGCATCCTCGGCATGGGCGACGTGGTCGGCCTGATGCAGGACTTCGAGCAGGTCGTCGACCAGAAGAAGGCCGAAAAAGACGCCGCGCGCATGCTCCAGGGGGACTTCACCCTCGACGACTTCCTCGAGCAGGTCCGGATGATCCAGAAGATGGGGTCCCTCAAGGACCTCGTCGACAAGCTGCCCATCGGCAACATGTTCCCCGGCGGCCTCCCGCAGGACGTGAACCTCGACGACCGCGAGCTGGTCCGCATCCAGGCGGTCATCCAGTCGATGACGGCCCTCGAGAAGCGCGATCCCTACGCGCTCATCCGCGAGCCGAAGCGCGTGGAGCGCATCTCCAAAGGCTCGGGCAGCAAGCCCGAGGCCGTGACGGAACTCGTCCAGAAGTTCCTCTTCATGCGCCAGATGATGGGCGGCCTCGGTCAGAACATGGGCATGCTCGGGAAGATCCCCGGCATGAAGCAGATGGCCATGGCGAAGAACCTGAAGAAGGCCATGGCCGGTGGCGGCATGCCCGGCATGCCTGGCATGGGCGGCTTCCCCGGCATGCCCGGCATGGGTGGCTTCCCTGGCATGCCCGGCATGGGCGGCTTCCCCGGCATGCCCGGCATGGGCGGCTTCCCCGGCATGCCCGGCATGGGTGGCTTCCCCGGCATGCCCGGCATGGGCGGTGGCGGTGGTGACGACCCCAGCATGACCAAGATGCGCCAGCTCAGCCCCACCGAGCGCAACGCGAAGAAGGCGCAGCGCAAGCGCGAGCGCGACGCCCGCAAGAAGGGCCGCAAGTAA